In Brachyhypopomus gauderio isolate BG-103 chromosome 11, BGAUD_0.2, whole genome shotgun sequence, a single genomic region encodes these proteins:
- the slu7 gene encoding pre-mRNA-splicing factor SLU7, with amino-acid sequence MSTEAEKETGQEGVMDLEEPKKMTREDWRKKKELEEQRKLGNAPAEVDEEGKDINPHIPQYIASVPWYIDPSKRPTLKHQRPQDERELKFSAIGEWYKRGVQDKPVSTKFRKGACENCGALTHKKKDCLERPRKVGAKFSGTDIAADEHQQIQLSMDYDGKRDRWNGYDPDDHMRIVEEYGKVDLAKRTLKAQRLQEELATGKLMDQAEREHNSEDEDEDKYADDIDMPGQNFDSKRRITVRNLRIREDIAKYLRNLDPNSAYYDPKTRAMRENPYSNTGQVPEEVGYAGDNFARYTGDTISMAQTQLFAWEAYERGTDVHLQADPTKLELLHKSYKVKKEDFKGMQKEGILEKYGGQEHLEAPPRELLLAQTEDYVEYSRHGAVIKGQEKAIARSKYEEDVLINNHTAIWGSYWKDGSWGFKCCHSLVKQSYCTGDAGKTTMSSSCVPFEEGLEGEQEEVAKTLLEMHQEKIKEKEKKKKKNKKHKKKAEDSSDEEDDAKKKEKLKKALDAEEHRLKQVAEMMQVDERKRPYHSLKEVREPTEEEMEAFRMKRSRPDDPMASFLNQ; translated from the exons ATGTCTACCGAGGCTGAAAAAGAGACGGGTCAGGAAGGGGTGATGGACCTCGAGGAACCCAAAAAAATGACAAGAGAAGACTGGAGGAAGAAGAAAGAGCTCGAGGAACAGCGAAAATTGGGAAACGCTCCTGCTGAGGTCGACGAAGAAGGAAA GGACATCAACCCTCACATTCCACAATACATTGCATCCGTCCCGTGGTACATCGACCCCTCAAAGAGACCTACGCTGAAGCATCAGAGACCACAGGATGAGAGAGAACTGAAATTCTCAGCCATTGGAGAATGGTATAAGAGGGGTGTTCAGGAT AAACCCGTCAGCACAAAGTTCAGAAAGGGTGCATGTGAGAATTGTGGTGCCTTGACACATAAGAAGAAGGACTGTCTTGAG CGGCCTAGAAAGGTTGGGGCTAAATTCTCCGGTACAGACATTGCAGCAGATGAGCACcaacagattcagctctctaTGGATTATGATGGCAAGAGAGACCGCTGGAACGGCTATGATCCTGATGACCACATGCGCATTGTGGAGGAGTATGGGAAAGTTGACCTG GCCAAACGAACGTTAAAAGCTCAGAGACTCCAGGAAGAGTTGGCCACGGGCAAGCTGATGGATCAGGCT GAGAGAGAACAcaacagtgaggatgaggatgaagataaatatgcagatgacatcgACATGCCAGGCCAGAACTTTGACTCCAAGAGACGCATCACTGTGAGGAATCTGAGAATCAGGGAGGACATCGCCAAG TACCTCAGAAATCTGGACCCAAATTCAGCTTACTATGACCCAAAGACCCGAGCCATGAGAGAGAACCCGTATTCAAACACCGGCCAAGTCCCAGAGGA GGTTGGTTATGCCGGAGACAACTTTGCCCGCTACACCGGAGACACAATCAGCATGGCACAGACACAGC TGTTTGCCTGGGAGGCGTACGAGAGGGGCACGGACGTGCACCTGCAGGCTGACCCCACCAAACTGGAGCTGCTGCATAAGTCCTACAAGGTCAAGAAGGAGGACTTCAAGGGCATGCAGAAAGAGGGCATCCTGGAAAAG TACGGTGGTCAGGAGCACTTGGAGGCACCTCCCCGTGAGCTGCTGCTGGCACAGACCGAGGACTACGTAGAGTACTCTCGACACGGCGCTGTCATTAAAGGGCAGGAGAAAGCCATTGCCCGCTCCAAATACGAGGAGGACGTCCTCATCAACAACCACACC GCAATCTGGGGCTCGTATTGGAAAGATGGCAGCTGGGGATTTAAATGCTGCCACTCCCTGGTCAAGCAGAGTTATTGCACTGGAGACGCTGGCAAGACGACTATG AGCTCTTCATGTGTTCCCTTTGAGGAAGGGCTAGAGGGTGAGCAAGAGGAGGTGGCAAAGACGCTTTTAGAG ATGCACCAGGAGAAGataaaggagaaggagaagaaaaagaagaagaataagaagcaTAAGAAGAAGGCAGAAGACAGCAGTGATGAGGAGGATGATgccaaaaagaaagagaaactgAAGAAG GCTCTGGACGCAGAGGAGCATCGGTTGAAGCAGGTGGCGGAGATGATGCAGGTGGATGAGAGGAAGAGGCCATACCACAGCCTGAAAGAGGTGCGGGAGCCCacagaggaagagatggaggcGTTCCGTATGAAACGCAGCCGACCCGATGACCCTATGGCCTCCTTCCTCAACCAGTGA
- the c1qtnf2 gene encoding uncharacterized protein c1qtnf2: MESIVAPEPNRRCVVPQVLLAICVLSLSSVLNVNSAIKKGHNFTIHSSQLTCSLPGPQGPPGGPGPPGPGGSAGRMGLPGSDGQDGKDGEKGQKGEQGEHGRSGNPGKPGSKGLQGVVGRAGPRGLKGVRGSPGSVGAAGVKGEAGETGGAGTTGGCDCGVQARSAFSVAVTKSYPKERMPIHFDRILMNEGGHYNVSSGKFTCAVPGVYFFTYDITLANKHLAIGLVHNGQYKIRTFDANTGNHDTASGSTVLRLQMGDQVWLQIFYSEQNGLFFDPFWTDSLFTGFLIYADLVALNQVNTTTSSGSS; encoded by the exons ATGGAGTCTATCGTCGCACCCGAACCAAACCGACG CTGTGTCGTTCCTCAGGTCCTGCTGGCCATATGcgtgctgtctctctcctctgtgctAAATGTGAATTCAGCTATAAAGAAAGGACACAACTTCACCATTCATTCATCCCAGCTCACCTGTAGTTTGCCTGGGCCGCAGGGCCCTCCTGGTGGCCCCGGGCCTCCAGGGCCAGGTGGCAGTGCAGGCCGGATGGGCCTACCAGGCAGTGATGGACAGGATGGCAAAGATGGGGAAAAGGGTCAGAAGGGAGAGCAAG ggGAGCACGGTCGCTCAGGCAACCCTGGAAAACCTGGATCAAAGGGCCTCCAGGGAGTTGTGGGAAGGGCGGGGCCAAGGGGCCTGAAGGGGGTTCGGGGGTCGCCCGGTTCAGTGGGTGCAGCAGGGGTGAAGGGGGAGGCAGGAGAGACGGGGGGGGCAGGCACGACTGGTGGCTGTGATTGTGGGGTGCAGGCACGGTCTGCCTTCTCTGTAGCTGTTACCAAGAGTTACCCAAAGGAGCGCATGCCCATACATTTCGACCGCATCTTAATGAACGAGGGAGGTCATTACAACGTTAGCAGCGGCAAGTTCACCTGCGCTGTCCCAGGTGTGTACTTCTTCACCTATGACATCACGCTGGCTAATAAACACCTGGCAATCGGGCTTGTGCACAACGGACAGTACAAGATACGGACTTTTGATGCCAACACGGGAAACCATGACACAGCATCAGGGTCGACCGTGCTCCGGCTGCAGATGGGAGACCAGGTCTGGCTTCAGATCTTCTACTCTGAGCAGAACGGCCTGTTCTTTGATCCATTCTGGACGGACAGTCTCTTCACAGGATTCCTCATTTATGCAGATCTGGTTGCGTTAAATCAGGTGAACACAACCACCAGTTCAGGCTCCTCATGA
- the nocta gene encoding nocturnin isoform X1: protein MYPVRRCASLIQRDFTTVYQKHSQQWSKKISPGLQRCYSGDIAVLCQIKTRNPSPVQVCPMGIGSSRLFSTLAQSLSSTPLEHTHVDVEDGDSDQADPDVLLRQCGEVLRNRPPRLHRAFIQTRTGSPHDSQIRVMQWNILAQALGEGKDGFVCCPAEALNWSERKYLILEEILTYRPDILCLQEVDHYYDTFLPVLSSLGYQGSFCPKPCSPCLDVRDNNGPDGCALFFSRRRFQLLGVSHLRLSAVLLKTNQVAVVATLRCRATGRAFCVAVTHLKARSGWEAFRGAQGSHLLQQLKAISRDGGEERTGGAEGMPLVVCGDFNAEPGEEVYQRFMASPLGLDSAYRRLSADGSTEPAYTSWKIRPSGESCSTLDYVWYSSSSISVDGVLKMPSEEQIGPNRLPSYHYPSDHLSLVCDLSFIQEPHRLM from the exons ATGTATCCGGTAAGGCGATGTGCCTCGCTGATTCAGAGAGACTTCACCACAGTGTATCAAAAACACTCTCAACAGTGGAGCAAGAAGATCTCTCCGGGTTTACAACGCTGTTATTCTGGAGACATCGCGGTCCTTTGTCAAATCAAGACAAGAAATCCATCTCCAGTTCAAG TGTGTCCAATGGGCATTGGTAGCAGCAGGCTCTTCAGCACACTGGCTCAGTCTCTGAGCAGCACgccactggaacacacacacgtggacgtCGAGGATGGCGACTCCGATCAAGCCGATCCAGACGTGCTCTTGCGCCAGTGCGGGGAGGTTCTGAGAAACAGGCCCCCACGGCTGCACAGGGCCTTCATCCAGACCAGAACCGGAAGCCCACACGACTCGCAGATCCGCGTCATGCAGTGGAATATTCTAGCACAAG CTCTAGGTGAGGGCAAGGATGGCTTCGTGTGCTGCCCAGCGGAAGCACTAAACTGGTCCGAGAGGAAGTACCTGATCCTGGAGGAGATCCTGACCTACAGGCCAGACATCCTATGCTTGCAGGAGGTGGACCACTACTACGACACCTTCTTGCCGGTGCTCTCCAGCCTGGGCTACCAGGGCAGCTTCTGCCCCAAGCCCTGCTCGCCATGTCTGGACGTGCGCGACAACAACGGGCCGGACGGCTGCGCGCTGTTCTTCAGCCGCCGTCGCTTCCAGCTGCTGGGCGTCAGCCACCTGCGCCTGTCCGCCGTCCTGCTCAAGACCAACCAGGTGGCCGTGGTGGCCACGCTGCGGTGCAGGGCCACGGGCCGGGCCTTCTGCGTGGCCGTCACCCACCTGAAGGCGCGGAGCGGCTGGGAGGCCTTCCGTGGGGCCCAGGGCTCGCACCTCCTCCAGCAGCTGAAGGCCATCAGCCGTGACGGGGGCGAGGAGAGGACGGGCGGGGCGGAAGGCATGccgttggtggtgtgtggggactTCAACGCGGAGCCGGGGGAGGAGGTGTACCAGCGGTTCATGGCCTCGCCGCTGGGACTAGACAGCGCCTACAGGAGGCTAAGTGCGGATGGTAGCACGGAGCCGGCCTACACCAGCTGGAAGATCCGTCCAAGTGGAGAGAGCTGCTCCACCCTCGACTACGTCTGGTACTCCAGCAGCAGCATCAGTGTAGATGGTGTGCTGAAAATGCCCAGTGAGGAGCAGATCGGTCCGAACCGCCTGCCCTCATACCACTACCCTTCTGACCACCTCTCACTGGTCTGTGACCTCAGCTTTATCCAGGAGCCCCATAGGCTCATGTGA
- the nocta gene encoding nocturnin isoform X2, with product MGIGSSRLFSTLAQSLSSTPLEHTHVDVEDGDSDQADPDVLLRQCGEVLRNRPPRLHRAFIQTRTGSPHDSQIRVMQWNILAQALGEGKDGFVCCPAEALNWSERKYLILEEILTYRPDILCLQEVDHYYDTFLPVLSSLGYQGSFCPKPCSPCLDVRDNNGPDGCALFFSRRRFQLLGVSHLRLSAVLLKTNQVAVVATLRCRATGRAFCVAVTHLKARSGWEAFRGAQGSHLLQQLKAISRDGGEERTGGAEGMPLVVCGDFNAEPGEEVYQRFMASPLGLDSAYRRLSADGSTEPAYTSWKIRPSGESCSTLDYVWYSSSSISVDGVLKMPSEEQIGPNRLPSYHYPSDHLSLVCDLSFIQEPHRLM from the exons ATGGGCATTGGTAGCAGCAGGCTCTTCAGCACACTGGCTCAGTCTCTGAGCAGCACgccactggaacacacacacgtggacgtCGAGGATGGCGACTCCGATCAAGCCGATCCAGACGTGCTCTTGCGCCAGTGCGGGGAGGTTCTGAGAAACAGGCCCCCACGGCTGCACAGGGCCTTCATCCAGACCAGAACCGGAAGCCCACACGACTCGCAGATCCGCGTCATGCAGTGGAATATTCTAGCACAAG CTCTAGGTGAGGGCAAGGATGGCTTCGTGTGCTGCCCAGCGGAAGCACTAAACTGGTCCGAGAGGAAGTACCTGATCCTGGAGGAGATCCTGACCTACAGGCCAGACATCCTATGCTTGCAGGAGGTGGACCACTACTACGACACCTTCTTGCCGGTGCTCTCCAGCCTGGGCTACCAGGGCAGCTTCTGCCCCAAGCCCTGCTCGCCATGTCTGGACGTGCGCGACAACAACGGGCCGGACGGCTGCGCGCTGTTCTTCAGCCGCCGTCGCTTCCAGCTGCTGGGCGTCAGCCACCTGCGCCTGTCCGCCGTCCTGCTCAAGACCAACCAGGTGGCCGTGGTGGCCACGCTGCGGTGCAGGGCCACGGGCCGGGCCTTCTGCGTGGCCGTCACCCACCTGAAGGCGCGGAGCGGCTGGGAGGCCTTCCGTGGGGCCCAGGGCTCGCACCTCCTCCAGCAGCTGAAGGCCATCAGCCGTGACGGGGGCGAGGAGAGGACGGGCGGGGCGGAAGGCATGccgttggtggtgtgtggggactTCAACGCGGAGCCGGGGGAGGAGGTGTACCAGCGGTTCATGGCCTCGCCGCTGGGACTAGACAGCGCCTACAGGAGGCTAAGTGCGGATGGTAGCACGGAGCCGGCCTACACCAGCTGGAAGATCCGTCCAAGTGGAGAGAGCTGCTCCACCCTCGACTACGTCTGGTACTCCAGCAGCAGCATCAGTGTAGATGGTGTGCTGAAAATGCCCAGTGAGGAGCAGATCGGTCCGAACCGCCTGCCCTCATACCACTACCCTTCTGACCACCTCTCACTGGTCTGTGACCTCAGCTTTATCCAGGAGCCCCATAGGCTCATGTGA
- the elf2a gene encoding ETS-related transcription factor Elf-2a isoform X1, whose translation MTSVVVIDGGGNILEYVTGEEEAQQEVCSDGAAMSREETECPAVIVEQVNSAEVEQCYAAQVLVCDDENTYLMQDIAEEQVVETELQDVGTVEVSVQDKTIEAAEALLHMDSPASLHGDHSPEEFLSEVEVSTEDIPAVEEDSVTTLQQVDLQKRKRGRKSKTPRDCCDGSLDLIYKRKSKESRGTTTYLWEFLLDLLQDKETCPKYIKWTEKEKGIFKLVDSKAVSKLWGKHKNKPDMNYETMGRALRYYYQRGILSKVEGQRLVYQFKEMPKDIVFIDDEVDDGVDKGKRQNPAGGDGSTPKKRKGRVSPVLPSPPVISISSASEGVISVQQSSVTTASAPRTVRLAMQVPVLMTTPQGQKVSTVTINSPTGASPLLTTASAVAGGASQGKLVLQAVPTLVPAQGQNGERITLQLITLPAGSTKPGCPITLRTLTPVTGPTTSTQVLQLAMPAGMSTSTASPVQDRKLATSVQDVKIITMETCDPGAVNRVEVQADNSLSHVHADLATTQS comes from the exons ATGACCTCTGTCGTGGTAATAGACGGCGGGGGGAACATACTGGAGTATGTCACCGGAGAAGAGGAGGCACAGCAG GAGGTGTGTTCTGATGGAGCGGCCATGTCCAGGGAGGAGACTGAGTGTCCCGCGGTCATTGTGGAGCAGGTGAACAGCGCGGAGGTGGAGCAGTGCTATGCTGCTCAGGTGCTCGTCTGCGATGATGAGAACACCTACCTCATGCAGGACATAGCCGAGGAGCAAGTGGTGGAGACGGAACTTCAAGACGTCGGAACCG TGGAGGTGTCGGTTCAGGACAAGACCATCGAGGCAGCGGAAGCCCTCCTGCATATGGACTCTCCGGCCAGCCTGCATGGTGACCACAGCCCAG aGGAGTTCCTGTCAGAGGTGGAGGTCAGTACTGAGGACATTCCGGCAGTTGAGGAGGACTCGGTCACCACCCTGCAGCAAGTAGACCTGCAGAAAAGAAAAAGAG GACGGAAATCTAAGACGCCGCGAGATTGCTGCGATGGCTCCCTGGACCTTATTTACAAGAGGAAGTCGAAAGAGAGCAGgg GAACCACCACATACCTGTGGGAGTTTCTGCTGGATCTCCTGCAGGATAAAGAAACCTGTCCCAAGTACATCAAGTggacagagaaggagaagggCATCTTCAAGCTGGTGGACTCCAAAGCCGTTTCCAAACTATGGGGCAAGCACAAGAACAAACCGGACATGAACTATGAGACTATGGGGAGAGCTCTCAG GTATTACTACCAGCGTGGTATTCTGTCCAAGGTGGAAGGGCAGAGATTGGTGTACCAGTTCAAGGAGATGCCCAAAGACATTGTGTTCATTGACGACGAGGTTGATGACGGCGTGGACAAGGGGAAGAGACAGAACCCGGCAGGGGGCGATGGCTCCACTCCAAAGAAGAGGAAGGGCAGAGTGTCACCAGTGctaccctctcctcctgtcatCAGCATCTCCTCTGCATCTGAAGGTGTCATATCGGTGCAGCAGTCGTCTGTGACGACTGCATCAGCCCCCAG gaCGGTGAGACTGGCTATGCAGGTCCCTGTCCTCATGACGACACCCCAGGGTCAAAAGGTCTCCACAGTAACCATTAACTCACCCACCGGTGCCTCTCCCTTGCTGACCACAGCCAGTGCGGTTGCAGGTGGCGCGAGCCAAGGGAAGCTCGTCCTGCAGGCCGTGCCCACACTAGTGCCTGCTCAGGGGCAGAACGGCGAGCGGATCACCCTGCAGCTCATCACCCTCCCTGCGGGCTCCACCAAACCGGGCTGCCCCATCACGCTCCGCACGCTCACGCCGGTCACGGGGCCCACCACCAGCACCCAGGTACTCCAGCTGGCCATGCCCGCCGGCATGAGCACCTCCACAGCCAGCCCCGTTCAGGACAGGAAGCTGGCCACGTCCGTACAGGACGTGAAGATAATCACGATGGAGACTTGTGACCCCGGCGCGGTCAacagggtggaggtgcaggcAGATAACTCGCTCAGCCACGTACACGCAGATTTGGCCACCACGCAGAGCTGA
- the elf2a gene encoding ETS-related transcription factor Elf-2a isoform X2, whose translation MATQFQEDSENQLDLLIKAVEVSVQDKTIEAAEALLHMDSPASLHGDHSPEEFLSEVEVSTEDIPAVEEDSVTTLQQVDLQKRKRGRKSKTPRDCCDGSLDLIYKRKSKESRGTTTYLWEFLLDLLQDKETCPKYIKWTEKEKGIFKLVDSKAVSKLWGKHKNKPDMNYETMGRALRYYYQRGILSKVEGQRLVYQFKEMPKDIVFIDDEVDDGVDKGKRQNPAGGDGSTPKKRKGRVSPVLPSPPVISISSASEGVISVQQSSVTTASAPRTVRLAMQVPVLMTTPQGQKVSTVTINSPTGASPLLTTASAVAGGASQGKLVLQAVPTLVPAQGQNGERITLQLITLPAGSTKPGCPITLRTLTPVTGPTTSTQVLQLAMPAGMSTSTASPVQDRKLATSVQDVKIITMETCDPGAVNRVEVQADNSLSHVHADLATTQS comes from the exons ATGGCGACTCAATTTCAAGAGGATTCAGAAAACCAGCTAGATTTACTCATCAAAGCCG TGGAGGTGTCGGTTCAGGACAAGACCATCGAGGCAGCGGAAGCCCTCCTGCATATGGACTCTCCGGCCAGCCTGCATGGTGACCACAGCCCAG aGGAGTTCCTGTCAGAGGTGGAGGTCAGTACTGAGGACATTCCGGCAGTTGAGGAGGACTCGGTCACCACCCTGCAGCAAGTAGACCTGCAGAAAAGAAAAAGAG GACGGAAATCTAAGACGCCGCGAGATTGCTGCGATGGCTCCCTGGACCTTATTTACAAGAGGAAGTCGAAAGAGAGCAGgg GAACCACCACATACCTGTGGGAGTTTCTGCTGGATCTCCTGCAGGATAAAGAAACCTGTCCCAAGTACATCAAGTggacagagaaggagaagggCATCTTCAAGCTGGTGGACTCCAAAGCCGTTTCCAAACTATGGGGCAAGCACAAGAACAAACCGGACATGAACTATGAGACTATGGGGAGAGCTCTCAG GTATTACTACCAGCGTGGTATTCTGTCCAAGGTGGAAGGGCAGAGATTGGTGTACCAGTTCAAGGAGATGCCCAAAGACATTGTGTTCATTGACGACGAGGTTGATGACGGCGTGGACAAGGGGAAGAGACAGAACCCGGCAGGGGGCGATGGCTCCACTCCAAAGAAGAGGAAGGGCAGAGTGTCACCAGTGctaccctctcctcctgtcatCAGCATCTCCTCTGCATCTGAAGGTGTCATATCGGTGCAGCAGTCGTCTGTGACGACTGCATCAGCCCCCAG gaCGGTGAGACTGGCTATGCAGGTCCCTGTCCTCATGACGACACCCCAGGGTCAAAAGGTCTCCACAGTAACCATTAACTCACCCACCGGTGCCTCTCCCTTGCTGACCACAGCCAGTGCGGTTGCAGGTGGCGCGAGCCAAGGGAAGCTCGTCCTGCAGGCCGTGCCCACACTAGTGCCTGCTCAGGGGCAGAACGGCGAGCGGATCACCCTGCAGCTCATCACCCTCCCTGCGGGCTCCACCAAACCGGGCTGCCCCATCACGCTCCGCACGCTCACGCCGGTCACGGGGCCCACCACCAGCACCCAGGTACTCCAGCTGGCCATGCCCGCCGGCATGAGCACCTCCACAGCCAGCCCCGTTCAGGACAGGAAGCTGGCCACGTCCGTACAGGACGTGAAGATAATCACGATGGAGACTTGTGACCCCGGCGCGGTCAacagggtggaggtgcaggcAGATAACTCGCTCAGCCACGTACACGCAGATTTGGCCACCACGCAGAGCTGA